One window from the genome of Hyphomonas neptunium ATCC 15444 encodes:
- the rbfA gene encoding 30S ribosome-binding factor RbfA has product MARRQTPPGLPSQRQLRAGEIVRHALAEIISREDFRDPDLSNVIVTVGEVRCSPDLKHANIFVTPLGDDSEEGRKRLADALTRAKGFLRTRLGREIELKFTPELHFIADSSYDEATAIDRLLNDPRVRRDVESEG; this is encoded by the coding sequence ATGGCCCGCCGTCAGACACCTCCAGGACTTCCTTCCCAGCGCCAGTTGCGCGCTGGGGAGATTGTCCGCCACGCCCTCGCCGAGATCATCTCGCGTGAGGACTTTCGCGATCCCGATCTCAGCAATGTCATCGTCACGGTGGGCGAAGTGCGCTGCTCGCCCGATCTCAAGCATGCGAACATCTTCGTGACGCCTCTGGGGGATGATTCCGAGGAGGGGCGCAAGCGGCTTGCCGATGCCCTGACCCGTGCGAAGGGTTTCCTGCGCACGCGCCTTGGCCGCGAGATTGAACTGAAATTCACGCCGGAGCTGCACTTCATTGCGGACTCCTCCTATGACGAAGCCACGGCGATAGACCGGCTGCTGAACGATCCGCGGGTTCGCCGCGATGTCGAAAGCGAAGGCTGA
- a CDS encoding DUF6232 family protein, translating into MDRQTLDMEGARQGEVSAASLQMGDDTIAIRRIATMSVERHEFAPWDTPRNRKTQGVYATLCVSLLFFGLLGLGWWALRPGQGDGVIGLFAGIGMLFLGVLLGIRAAMIAVMLKKREPYYRLMIGTSDARQIPLVDNNRDVLVKIRDVVRHKMDTGDTTVTGDFDLNLDSVNLRLPKGAALGAAVAAPAPVPAAQEDDVFDGPKITF; encoded by the coding sequence ATGGACCGTCAGACACTCGACATGGAAGGCGCCCGCCAGGGTGAGGTTTCCGCCGCTTCGCTGCAGATGGGCGATGACACGATTGCGATCCGCCGGATTGCGACGATGTCGGTTGAGCGTCATGAGTTTGCCCCCTGGGATACACCGCGCAATCGCAAGACGCAGGGCGTTTACGCGACCCTTTGCGTTTCTCTTCTTTTCTTCGGCCTGCTGGGCCTTGGCTGGTGGGCGCTGCGGCCGGGTCAGGGCGATGGGGTGATCGGTCTCTTTGCCGGGATCGGCATGCTGTTCCTAGGCGTGCTTCTGGGCATCCGGGCGGCGATGATCGCTGTGATGCTGAAGAAGCGGGAGCCCTATTACCGGCTGATGATCGGCACATCGGACGCCCGCCAGATCCCGCTTGTGGACAATAACCGCGATGTGCTGGTGAAGATCCGCGATGTGGTGCGCCACAAGATGGATACCGGGGACACCACGGTTACCGGAGACTTCGACCTCAATCTCGACAGCGTGAACCTGCGTCTGCCCAAGGGCGCGGCGCTTGGGGCTGCTGTCGCTGCGCCGGCGCCCGTACCGGCGGCGCAGGAAGATGATGTCTTTGATGGCCCCAAGATTACGTTCTGA
- the truB gene encoding tRNA pseudouridine(55) synthase TruB — MARQRKRKGEPVTGWINLFKPVDMTSTQAVAIIKRLYNAEKVGHGGTLDPLADGILPIALGQATKTVQWAMDAHKEYVFTIRWGISTASQDAEAEITATSDVRPERAAIEAALTRYVGTIQQVPPKYSAIKVAGERAYDLVREGEAFELEAREVDVHAANVIGMPDADHTVIHVVSGKGFYVRALARDLAFDLGAEGHISQLRRTRVGAFDAPSAVSIEALEALKEDKPGLMAILKPLHAVLSGMPQVQVSPHDAANIRQGRSVVLLPHVVEGWRAGRSEEDDRVALALAGDEAIALGEVRAGQFEPVRVFAG, encoded by the coding sequence TTGGCCCGCCAACGTAAGCGCAAAGGCGAGCCCGTTACGGGCTGGATCAACCTTTTCAAGCCGGTGGACATGACCTCCACCCAGGCTGTTGCCATCATCAAGCGGCTCTACAATGCCGAGAAGGTGGGCCATGGCGGCACGCTTGATCCGCTGGCAGACGGTATCCTGCCGATTGCGCTTGGCCAGGCGACCAAGACGGTTCAGTGGGCGATGGACGCGCACAAGGAATATGTCTTCACCATCCGCTGGGGTATCTCCACTGCCAGCCAGGACGCCGAAGCCGAGATTACCGCCACCTCGGATGTGCGCCCGGAGCGGGCTGCCATTGAGGCCGCGTTGACCCGCTATGTCGGCACCATCCAGCAGGTTCCACCCAAATACTCGGCCATCAAGGTGGCCGGAGAGCGCGCCTATGATCTGGTGCGAGAAGGGGAGGCGTTCGAGCTGGAGGCGCGGGAAGTGGATGTTCACGCGGCGAATGTGATCGGGATGCCGGACGCGGATCATACGGTGATCCATGTCGTGTCCGGCAAGGGATTCTATGTGCGCGCCCTGGCGCGGGATCTGGCCTTTGATCTGGGGGCGGAGGGCCATATCAGCCAGCTGCGCCGCACCCGCGTGGGCGCCTTTGATGCGCCATCGGCTGTCTCCATCGAAGCGCTCGAGGCGCTGAAGGAAGACAAGCCCGGCCTGATGGCGATTCTCAAGCCGCTGCACGCGGTACTGTCAGGCATGCCGCAGGTGCAGGTCAGCCCGCATGACGCGGCCAATATCCGTCAGGGTCGGTCGGTCGTCCTTCTGCCGCATGTGGTGGAAGGCTGGCGCGCCGGGCGCAGTGAGGAAGACGACCGTGTGGCGCTGGCGCTTGCGGGCGATGAAGCCATCGCGCTGGGCGAAGTGCGCGCGGGTCAGTTTGAGCCGGTGCGCGTTTTCGCGGGCTGA
- the msrB gene encoding peptide-methionine (R)-S-oxide reductase MsrB, with protein MFTRRLFLASSALGLAACTAASAKDLSKNTETAGYAGDEWRQLSEADWKARLSPAAYEVLREHGTERPFSSPLDKETRAGMYHCAGCDLALFSSEAKFDSGTGWPSFWEALPGAMGMSVDRRLFYPRDEYHCARCLGHQGHVFDDGPAPTGKRWCNNGVALTFKPA; from the coding sequence ATGTTTACCCGCCGATTGTTCCTTGCTTCCAGCGCGCTGGGGCTTGCCGCCTGCACCGCCGCGTCTGCCAAGGATCTTTCGAAGAATACTGAGACAGCCGGATATGCAGGCGATGAATGGCGCCAGCTCTCGGAAGCCGATTGGAAGGCGCGGCTGTCGCCGGCCGCGTATGAAGTCTTGCGCGAGCATGGAACGGAGCGGCCGTTCAGCTCGCCGCTGGACAAGGAAACGCGCGCGGGCATGTATCATTGCGCGGGCTGTGATCTGGCGCTGTTTTCCTCGGAGGCCAAATTTGATTCCGGCACAGGCTGGCCAAGCTTCTGGGAAGCCTTGCCGGGCGCCATGGGTATGAGTGTTGACCGGCGGCTGTTTTATCCCCGTGATGAATATCACTGCGCGCGCTGCCTTGGGCATCAGGGGCATGTGTTCGATGACGGCCCGGCGCCGACGGGCAAGCGCTGGTGCAACAATGGTGTGGCGCTGACCTTCAAGCCCGCCTGA
- a CDS encoding heavy-metal-associated domain-containing protein has product MKTFKTLALAAVLSLAATPALAAPEAPAAATQAKGEFVTAHVNGLVCDFCAQSIQKVFKKDAAVKGVHVDLDSGEIHISMNPGQTMEDAAIEKLIRKSGYSLTSIDREAAE; this is encoded by the coding sequence ATGAAAACCTTCAAAACCCTCGCCCTCGCCGCCGTCCTCTCCCTGGCAGCAACCCCCGCACTCGCCGCTCCGGAAGCCCCAGCCGCGGCGACACAGGCCAAAGGCGAATTCGTCACCGCCCATGTCAACGGCCTCGTCTGTGACTTCTGCGCCCAGTCGATCCAGAAAGTCTTCAAGAAGGACGCCGCCGTCAAAGGCGTGCATGTCGATCTCGACAGCGGCGAAATCCACATCTCGATGAACCCCGGCCAGACCATGGAGGACGCGGCCATCGAAAAGCTGATCCGCAAGTCCGGCTATTCCCTCACCTCGATTGACCGGGAGGCCGCTGAATGA
- a CDS encoding 3-hydroxybutyrate dehydrogenase codes for MLAGKTALITGSTSGIGKAVALQLAADGANIVLNGFGDAKEIETLRAGIEKDHKVKAAFSGADLTKPEAIEAMMTEAAGTFGGIDILVNNAGTQFVSPLEDFPVEKWNLIIALNLSAAFHTTRLALPHMKAKKWGRIVNMGSAHAKVASPFKAAYVAAKHGLSGLTKTTALEGATHGVRCNTICPGYVFTPLVEGQIADTAKARGMTEDQVKNDVLLAAQPTKEFVTAEEVAAFASFLCSPAAAQINGADLSIDGGWTAQ; via the coding sequence ATGCTAGCCGGAAAAACCGCCCTCATCACTGGCTCCACCAGCGGCATCGGAAAGGCCGTCGCGCTACAGCTCGCAGCCGACGGGGCCAACATCGTCCTTAACGGTTTCGGTGACGCAAAGGAGATAGAGACACTTCGCGCCGGTATTGAAAAGGATCATAAAGTAAAAGCTGCCTTCTCCGGCGCTGACCTCACAAAACCCGAGGCCATCGAAGCGATGATGACCGAAGCCGCAGGCACCTTCGGCGGCATCGACATCCTCGTAAACAATGCCGGCACCCAGTTCGTCTCCCCCCTCGAAGACTTCCCGGTGGAGAAGTGGAACCTCATCATCGCGCTGAACCTCTCGGCCGCCTTCCACACGACGCGCCTCGCCCTGCCCCACATGAAGGCGAAAAAATGGGGCCGCATCGTCAATATGGGCTCAGCCCACGCCAAGGTCGCCTCCCCCTTCAAGGCCGCCTATGTTGCCGCCAAGCACGGCCTCTCCGGCCTCACCAAGACCACCGCCCTGGAAGGCGCCACGCATGGCGTTCGCTGCAACACCATATGCCCCGGCTATGTGTTCACCCCCCTCGTTGAAGGCCAGATCGCCGATACCGCCAAGGCCCGCGGCATGACTGAAGACCAGGTGAAGAATGACGTTCTCCTCGCCGCCCAGCCGACCAAGGAATTCGTCACCGCCGAGGAAGTCGCCGCCTTCGCCAGCTTCCTCTGCTCACCTGCCGCCGCCCAGATCAACGGCGCAGACCTCTCCATCGATGGCGGCTGGACCGCACAGTAA
- a CDS encoding DUF350 domain-containing protein, protein MILGELSAFDAAFPRFLMSTGMAGLMLLMASAVYVLLTPWKELALVKDGNASAGVALGGAIGGLAIPIASTLASSISLPEFVLWGAIALLMQLITYRIVDLILRGIPRRISNDEMGAAVVLAAAKLGTGLIFAAGLWDPVLQRV, encoded by the coding sequence GTGATACTGGGTGAACTGAGCGCTTTCGATGCAGCCTTTCCGCGCTTCCTGATGTCAACAGGGATGGCGGGCCTGATGCTGCTGATGGCTTCGGCCGTCTATGTTCTGCTCACGCCCTGGAAGGAACTTGCCCTCGTCAAGGATGGCAACGCCTCAGCCGGTGTGGCGCTGGGCGGCGCGATCGGTGGCCTGGCCATTCCCATTGCCTCGACGCTGGCCTCGTCGATCTCTCTGCCGGAATTTGTGCTGTGGGGCGCCATTGCACTGCTCATGCAACTCATTACCTACCGTATAGTGGACCTCATCCTGCGGGGCATTCCGCGCCGTATCTCGAATGACGAGATGGGCGCGGCGGTCGTTCTCGCAGCCGCAAAGCTCGGTACTGGGCTGATTTTTGCGGCCGGGCTGTGGGACCCGGTGTTGCAAAGGGTGTGA
- a CDS encoding S1 family peptidase translates to MRGFDWVIYAAALGFILLVVFSLAPEAEAPAPPPPSIIAEEMGPLLPDPSPLDELVVVQTGPPQNGVGTAFAVNSRGDWLTARHVVDGCAKVSLEVAPGNYVPVARISLDDGHDLALLSTGRSPNPVRLDLASPMFLGSEGYLVGFPQGQPGELASKLVGRSRLVTRGARESDMPILAWAEIGRTNGLQGTLGGISGGPVFGKDGAVRGVIVAESPRRGRIYTTAPQSVDAFLTTMGVPREAGPSDVFRVRDYGAASDTARRRLQVVKVMCEVGS, encoded by the coding sequence ATGCGTGGCTTTGACTGGGTGATATACGCCGCCGCGCTCGGCTTCATCCTCCTGGTCGTGTTCTCGCTGGCCCCGGAAGCCGAAGCGCCCGCGCCGCCGCCGCCGTCCATCATTGCCGAGGAAATGGGGCCGCTGCTGCCTGATCCGTCGCCGCTGGATGAACTGGTCGTAGTGCAGACCGGGCCACCGCAGAATGGTGTGGGGACAGCCTTTGCGGTCAACTCCCGAGGCGACTGGCTGACGGCCCGTCATGTGGTGGACGGATGCGCAAAGGTGAGCCTGGAGGTCGCGCCGGGCAATTATGTGCCGGTTGCGCGCATTTCTCTGGATGACGGGCATGATCTGGCGCTGCTCTCGACCGGGCGCAGCCCCAATCCGGTCAGGCTGGACCTGGCCTCGCCCATGTTTCTCGGCAGCGAGGGCTATCTGGTGGGGTTCCCGCAGGGCCAGCCTGGCGAACTTGCCAGCAAGCTGGTCGGCCGGTCCCGGCTGGTGACGCGGGGCGCGCGCGAATCTGACATGCCGATCCTCGCCTGGGCCGAGATCGGGCGTACAAATGGCCTTCAGGGCACATTGGGTGGGATTTCGGGCGGACCGGTGTTTGGCAAGGATGGCGCGGTGCGCGGCGTGATTGTGGCCGAAAGCCCGCGCCGGGGCCGCATTTATACAACTGCGCCCCAATCTGTGGATGCGTTCCTGACCACGATGGGGGTTCCCCGGGAAGCGGGTCCTTCCGACGTGTTCCGCGTGCGCGACTATGGTGCGGCTTCGGACACGGCCCGGCGCCGCTTGCAGGTCGTCAAGGTTATGTGCGAGGTGGGCTCATGA
- the pyrF gene encoding orotidine-5'-phosphate decarboxylase has translation MTDFATRLTEGTRKFGPLCVGIDPHAGMIPDLFGGDTPEGIWKWSQAIIEAAAGKVAVVKPQASLFERHGPEGMAALQAAAKAARAAGLIVLMDAKRGDIGTTAEGYAQAYLAPGAPFEGDALTVNPYMGLDTLEPYAKQAKAHGKGVIVLVRTSNPGAADFQSRIMGGAPLYVRVAEALTPLTERLMSPCGWSNLMMVIGATAPEEARAVRALAPKALFLVPGYGAQGAAAEEACSGLVNGEGGVVSASRSVNFPKAAANAGDKASWRRAIEDAILQARDELRLAAVA, from the coding sequence ATGACCGATTTTGCCACCCGACTCACCGAAGGTACGCGCAAGTTTGGGCCCCTCTGTGTGGGGATTGACCCACATGCGGGCATGATTCCGGACCTGTTTGGCGGAGATACGCCCGAAGGTATCTGGAAATGGTCGCAGGCGATTATCGAGGCCGCGGCCGGCAAGGTTGCGGTCGTCAAGCCGCAGGCGAGCCTGTTCGAGCGTCACGGGCCAGAAGGCATGGCGGCGCTGCAGGCCGCCGCCAAGGCAGCGCGGGCGGCGGGGCTGATCGTTCTGATGGATGCAAAGCGTGGCGACATCGGCACAACGGCGGAAGGCTATGCGCAGGCGTATCTGGCGCCGGGCGCGCCGTTTGAGGGCGATGCCCTGACAGTGAACCCTTATATGGGCCTCGACACGCTGGAGCCTTACGCAAAGCAGGCCAAGGCGCATGGCAAGGGCGTGATCGTACTTGTGCGCACGTCCAACCCCGGCGCGGCAGATTTCCAGTCGCGCATCATGGGCGGCGCGCCGCTCTATGTGCGGGTGGCCGAAGCCCTGACCCCGCTGACCGAGCGTCTGATGAGCCCGTGCGGCTGGTCTAACCTGATGATGGTGATTGGCGCGACGGCCCCTGAGGAAGCGCGCGCGGTGCGGGCGCTGGCACCCAAGGCGTTGTTTCTGGTGCCTGGCTATGGCGCGCAGGGCGCGGCGGCCGAAGAGGCCTGTTCGGGCCTCGTGAACGGGGAAGGCGGCGTCGTCAGCGCCTCGCGTTCGGTCAATTTTCCCAAGGCTGCCGCGAACGCCGGAGACAAGGCCAGCTGGCGCCGTGCCATCGAAGACGCCATCCTTCAGGCGCGCGATGAGCTGCGCCTGGCGGCGGTTGCCTGA
- a CDS encoding PQQ-dependent dehydrogenase, methanol/ethanol family, translating to MAGALAALVLAACGQGQVQKAEPRGFAAVDTARISAESAGNEWLTYGGTYDEQRHSKLTAINKENVGELGVAWTYDLATNRGVESTPIVVDGVMYVTSAWSVVYALDAKTGEEKWVYDPGADRAVGVKACCDVVNRGVAVYDGKVYVGVIDGRLEALNAETGEVIWSKVTVDQEKPYTITGAPRVVNGKVLIGNGGAELGVRGYLSAYDTSSGDLVWRFYTVPNPKKQPDGAASDDAFVQVGNVTWGDEGAWTTDGGGGTVWDSIVYDEVNNQIIFGVGNGSPWNRTFRDPSAGDNLFLSSIVAVDLETGAYKWHFQTTPGDNWDYTATQTIILADLPLGENGASRRVAMQAPKNGFFYVIDAATGEYISGDAYVPTNWATGLDENGRPIEVPEARYTKQPFEQTPGPLGGHNWHPMAFNPDEGLAYIPAQEIPQAYAEDSRFTARPVSWNTGIDFSAGVPPIAPPDVAKFLRASLKGRLIAWDPIARAPRWSVEHENAWNGGVLSTAGGVVFQGKLGGEFVAYDAATGDKLWSHELKSGGASGPGTFMIDGEQYVTITTGWGSAFALAAGFAYDEKVESTVGKVVTFKLGATGEIADSGLPPIDATPKAEAFGSMAVISEGAVHYARNCAVCHGPLGVSSGVLPDLRWSAISANADAWKGVVLDGNLAANGMVSFADYITPDESEAIRAYVLTQAHAAVTPAEAAPAEESPPAEDN from the coding sequence ATGGCAGGCGCTCTGGCGGCGCTGGTGCTGGCTGCCTGCGGGCAGGGGCAGGTCCAGAAGGCCGAGCCGCGCGGCTTTGCCGCCGTGGATACGGCGCGGATTTCGGCCGAGAGCGCCGGAAATGAGTGGCTGACCTATGGCGGCACCTATGACGAGCAGCGCCATTCCAAGCTGACCGCGATCAACAAGGAAAATGTCGGCGAGCTGGGCGTTGCCTGGACCTATGACCTGGCCACCAATCGCGGCGTCGAATCGACGCCCATCGTGGTCGACGGGGTGATGTATGTCACGTCCGCCTGGTCGGTCGTTTATGCGCTGGACGCAAAGACCGGCGAAGAGAAATGGGTTTACGATCCGGGCGCGGATCGCGCCGTGGGCGTGAAGGCGTGCTGTGATGTCGTGAACCGGGGCGTCGCTGTCTATGACGGCAAGGTCTATGTCGGCGTAATTGACGGGCGGCTTGAAGCGCTCAACGCCGAGACCGGCGAAGTCATCTGGAGCAAGGTGACAGTCGATCAGGAGAAGCCCTACACGATCACCGGCGCGCCGCGTGTGGTGAACGGCAAGGTGCTGATCGGCAATGGCGGGGCAGAGCTGGGCGTGCGCGGCTATCTCTCCGCTTACGATACAAGCTCAGGCGATCTGGTCTGGCGTTTCTACACAGTACCCAATCCGAAAAAGCAGCCAGACGGCGCAGCGTCTGATGACGCCTTCGTGCAGGTCGGCAATGTGACCTGGGGCGATGAAGGCGCGTGGACCACCGATGGCGGTGGCGGCACTGTCTGGGATTCGATCGTCTATGACGAGGTGAACAACCAGATCATCTTCGGCGTCGGCAATGGGTCGCCCTGGAACCGGACGTTCCGCGATCCTTCGGCCGGGGACAATCTGTTCCTCTCCTCCATCGTGGCGGTGGATCTGGAGACGGGCGCGTACAAGTGGCACTTCCAGACTACGCCGGGCGATAACTGGGATTACACGGCCACGCAGACGATCATTCTGGCGGACCTGCCGCTGGGCGAGAATGGCGCCTCGCGCCGGGTCGCCATGCAGGCACCCAAGAACGGCTTCTTCTATGTGATCGATGCGGCGACCGGTGAGTATATCTCGGGCGACGCCTATGTGCCGACCAACTGGGCGACCGGCCTGGATGAAAACGGCCGGCCGATCGAAGTGCCCGAGGCCCGCTATACCAAGCAGCCCTTCGAGCAGACACCTGGCCCGCTCGGCGGCCATAACTGGCATCCGATGGCCTTCAATCCCGATGAGGGCCTGGCTTATATTCCAGCCCAGGAGATTCCGCAGGCTTATGCCGAGGATTCCCGCTTCACCGCGCGGCCCGTCAGCTGGAATACCGGCATTGATTTCTCGGCGGGCGTGCCCCCGATTGCCCCGCCGGATGTGGCGAAATTCCTGCGGGCGAGCCTCAAGGGCCGCCTGATTGCCTGGGACCCGATTGCCCGCGCCCCGCGCTGGAGCGTCGAGCATGAGAATGCCTGGAATGGCGGCGTGCTGTCGACGGCAGGCGGAGTTGTCTTCCAGGGCAAGCTGGGCGGCGAGTTTGTCGCGTATGATGCGGCCACCGGCGACAAGCTGTGGAGCCATGAGCTGAAATCGGGCGGCGCGTCCGGCCCCGGCACGTTCATGATCGATGGCGAGCAGTATGTGACGATCACCACCGGCTGGGGCTCTGCCTTCGCGCTGGCGGCAGGATTTGCCTATGATGAGAAAGTGGAATCCACCGTCGGCAAGGTCGTGACGTTCAAGCTCGGCGCGACGGGTGAGATTGCAGATTCCGGCCTGCCGCCGATTGATGCAACGCCCAAGGCCGAAGCGTTCGGGTCGATGGCCGTCATCTCTGAAGGTGCGGTCCACTATGCGCGTAACTGCGCGGTGTGCCATGGTCCGCTCGGGGTTTCCTCCGGCGTGCTGCCGGATCTGCGCTGGTCTGCGATCTCGGCCAATGCCGATGCCTGGAAGGGCGTCGTGCTGGACGGCAACCTTGCCGCAAACGGCATGGTCTCGTTTGCCGATTACATCACGCCGGACGAGTCTGAAGCGATCCGCGCCTATGTGCTGACGCAGGCGCATGCGGCGGTCACACCTGCCGAAGCGGCGCCGGCGGAAGAGAGCCCGCCCGCCGAAGACAACTGA
- a CDS encoding sulfotransferase family protein, which produces MTTPLPKEYLAKARSETWVNFSILRHGAFDGFLVTSKNSGTHWMMYMLSVALADSYGIERPKYYSENALRPYIGFPTDKPVYPQLPRLARSHTIPHRLADWDWARRLAGLPNYVLGIRHPMAILASHHAKWEYDIQVSWLDYLKGDPGGARFRCDLYWLARFWNRWGEIEAAYPETILKVQYEETQRNPRATLEAIAAHWGIALTPEAIKAALFAGTKEEMAKKADPDGEPNVLQNRKQSLAELFTGEAMDIYTAHIRTLFRHDLGYDLLTPPA; this is translated from the coding sequence ATGACAACACCGTTGCCAAAAGAATATCTGGCCAAGGCGCGCTCCGAGACCTGGGTAAACTTCTCCATTCTCCGGCATGGCGCGTTTGATGGCTTTCTTGTCACGTCGAAGAATTCCGGCACGCACTGGATGATGTACATGCTGTCGGTGGCACTTGCCGATTCGTATGGCATTGAGCGGCCGAAGTATTATTCGGAGAATGCGTTGCGGCCGTATATCGGCTTTCCAACAGACAAGCCGGTCTATCCGCAATTGCCGCGCCTGGCGCGTAGCCATACCATTCCGCACCGTCTGGCAGACTGGGACTGGGCGCGGCGTCTCGCGGGACTGCCCAATTACGTCCTCGGTATCCGTCACCCGATGGCGATCCTGGCCTCCCACCATGCCAAATGGGAGTATGACATCCAGGTGAGCTGGCTGGATTATCTCAAGGGCGATCCGGGCGGGGCCCGCTTCCGGTGTGATCTTTACTGGCTGGCGCGCTTCTGGAACCGCTGGGGAGAGATTGAGGCGGCCTATCCTGAGACGATCCTCAAGGTTCAGTATGAAGAGACCCAGCGCAATCCGCGCGCGACGCTGGAAGCGATTGCAGCCCATTGGGGCATCGCGCTGACGCCTGAAGCGATCAAGGCCGCGCTGTTTGCCGGCACCAAGGAAGAGATGGCCAAGAAGGCCGATCCGGACGGCGAGCCAAACGTGCTGCAGAACCGCAAGCAGTCACTGGCCGAGCTGTTTACCGGTGAGGCGATGGACATTTATACGGCGCATATCCGCACGCTGTTCCGGCATGATCTGGGGTATGACCTGCTCACGCCTCCGGCTTGA
- a CDS encoding glutathione S-transferase, translated as MRKFISGNLNYSSWSIRPLLVVRKAGLGIEEEIIPLDFPETTAHLKEISPTAKVPLLIWDGTEIWESLAITEFVAELTEPGVIWPKDATRRAIARAVSSEMHAGFAALRQACSMDIRGRAPAPQMTQALEADISRIQKMWSDLRETHGQNTDEPGPFLFGAWSAADAFYTPVVTRFRTFGLPLTGAAADYAAAVLEDPLFTELEAQAAAEPWWISYGPEGRSSGYLKPEA; from the coding sequence ATGAGAAAGTTCATCTCCGGCAATCTCAATTATTCCAGCTGGTCGATCCGCCCGCTTCTGGTTGTCCGCAAGGCGGGTCTGGGCATTGAGGAGGAAATCATCCCCCTCGACTTTCCCGAGACGACAGCTCACCTGAAAGAGATCAGCCCCACCGCCAAGGTGCCGCTGCTGATCTGGGACGGGACGGAAATCTGGGAAAGTCTCGCCATCACCGAATTTGTCGCCGAACTGACTGAGCCCGGCGTGATCTGGCCAAAAGATGCGACCCGGCGCGCCATTGCGCGCGCTGTTTCATCCGAAATGCATGCCGGTTTCGCCGCGCTGCGCCAGGCCTGCTCGATGGACATTCGCGGTCGCGCGCCCGCTCCGCAGATGACCCAAGCCCTGGAGGCCGACATTTCCCGCATTCAGAAAATGTGGTCGGATCTGCGCGAAACCCATGGTCAGAATACGGACGAACCCGGTCCCTTCCTCTTCGGCGCCTGGTCTGCGGCCGACGCGTTCTACACGCCCGTCGTCACGCGCTTCCGCACCTTTGGCCTCCCGCTCACAGGCGCAGCAGCAGACTATGCCGCCGCCGTCCTGGAAGATCCTCTGTTCACGGAACTGGAGGCCCAGGCTGCTGCGGAGCCCTGGTGGATCAGCTATGGCCCGGAAGGCCGCTCCAGCGGTTATCTCAAGCCGGAGGCGTGA
- a CDS encoding YciI family protein has product MPLFCLHCLDNETDGAERRAATRATHLEWVASLGAACRMAGPLLSEDGKMVGSVFLIVAESASAARAINAEDPYTKAGVFGEVRINETRWAIGEGKPA; this is encoded by the coding sequence ATGCCGCTTTTCTGTCTGCACTGCCTCGACAACGAAACCGATGGCGCCGAGCGCCGCGCCGCCACACGCGCCACCCATCTGGAATGGGTCGCGAGCCTCGGCGCCGCGTGCCGCATGGCCGGACCGTTGCTCAGCGAGGACGGTAAAATGGTCGGCTCGGTCTTCCTGATCGTCGCCGAAAGCGCCAGCGCAGCCCGCGCGATCAATGCCGAAGACCCCTACACCAAAGCCGGCGTCTTCGGAGAGGTCCGCATCAACGAAACGCGATGGGCCATCGGGGAAGGCAAGCCCGCATGA
- a CDS encoding TetR/AcrR family transcriptional regulator, with protein MTQIDDTRKMILHAAVERILHYGYSKTTMAEIAKDCNMSAGNIYRFFASKLDIAEAMARKFNEEAYETFGVIVARKASAADRMREIFHYELARTYSAIDEDAKILEVAEVLGDERPLYMNDKLATERTYLVKILNDGAASGEFRKLDNPDVVAEMWQSALMKFRFPQLFSKLTLPKLQREIDGVMDLLLAGLSPGATLPPPWDGVTAATEAACAETSGMILKNKLNADH; from the coding sequence ATGACCCAGATCGATGATACCCGGAAGATGATTCTCCACGCGGCCGTGGAACGCATTCTTCACTATGGCTACTCGAAGACAACGATGGCGGAGATTGCCAAGGACTGCAACATGTCCGCCGGCAACATCTATCGCTTCTTTGCGTCCAAGCTTGATATTGCCGAGGCGATGGCCCGCAAGTTCAACGAAGAAGCCTATGAAACCTTTGGGGTTATCGTTGCGCGCAAGGCATCTGCGGCTGACCGGATGCGCGAGATTTTCCACTACGAGCTTGCCCGAACCTACTCGGCCATCGATGAGGATGCCAAAATCCTCGAAGTCGCCGAAGTGCTCGGCGATGAGCGCCCGCTCTATATGAATGACAAGCTGGCGACCGAGCGGACCTATCTGGTCAAGATCCTGAATGACGGGGCCGCTTCCGGCGAATTCCGCAAGCTCGACAATCCCGATGTGGTCGCCGAGATGTGGCAGTCGGCGCTGATGAAATTCCGCTTTCCGCAGCTTTTCTCGAAACTGACCCTGCCCAAGCTTCAGCGCGAAATTGACGGCGTGATGGACCTGTTGCTGGCGGGTCTTTCGCCGGGCGCAACGCTTCCGCCGCCCTGGGATGGCGTCACGGCGGCCACCGAAGCGGCCTGCGCTGAAACCAGCGGAATGATCCTGAAAAATAAATTAAACGCTGATCATTGA